The Thermogemmata fonticola sequence GGACCTGCGGGACGTGCAAGTCTATTTCTTCCTCGACGGCGTCGGCCACATCATCCCCGAATTGCCGTTCGATCTCATCCCTGCGGGACAGGAACGCACCCAATTGATCCAGGTCCAGTTCCCCGATGCGGGGAATAAGGACAACCCCCTGTCCCGCTTCCACATTGTCACCGCCGTCCTGGCCAATGTGCCGAATGACGCTCTGGCGACGGACAACGTCCGGCATGCAGTCATCGAAGTCCGGGACAAACTGGCTGTGCTCGCTATCGTGGGACCGGATGAAGACCTGGCCAATCCCGACAAAAAGAGCAATGATTCCTTCTATCTCCGCCGCTTATTCCAGGAAGCGTTCAAGAGCGTAGAGTGGATTACGGCCCAGCCGGATGCCTTGGATAAGCAGGACCTGAGGCGGTATAGCACCATCTTCCTGCTCAACGTCCCCCAGTTGAGCGAGTCGCAAGTTCGCAAGCTCGAGGCCTACATCCAGCAAGGGGGAGGGGTGGGCGTTTTCCTCGGCCCGCGCGTCAACCGCGAGGCTTACAACCGCCTGATGTTCCGGGATGGCCAGGGTTTCTTCCCCATCGAATTGCGGAATGACCCCACCCCACCCCTCAGCGAGGAACAGCGCTTTCTCCGCAGCCTGTCGCTCAGTAAGCGCATCCTGGTCCGGGAAGCTTCCGCCCGACAACATCCGGCCATCGCCGGTCTGTACACCAATGAGCGGGGCGACCCGGACAAAGCTCAGGACATCGAACGCTTCTTCTTCTTCGTCAATATCGATCAGCACTGGCCGGTGTCGCGCCTGAGTTGGAAGTCGCGGGACGACCGCACGGTGCAGGAACTGTTCTGCCTGCCCAACGATCGACCGATAGCCCACTACGAAGCCCGCGTGATGGAGTTGCAAGATAAAGTTGTCAAGAAGTACGCCGAGCCGAAATTCGAGCCGTACCGTCCGTTGATTAGCGAACACTTTCAGAACATCCGCGCTTTGTTTGCCAATACGGAAATGCCGTTGACGGAGCTGGCCCGCCGCTTGGACCGCTTGCTAGCCGATGAGGTCAGCGAAGGGGACCCGCGCGAGGCTCAGTTGCGGGAGTTCTGGGGTCAGCCGGAAATGGCCGAGTTGCGGCGGGAAGCCCAGAACCTGCGGGATGACTGCAAATATGGCGACCCCCTCTACCTCGCCAAGCGTTTCGGCAGCGGCCGGGTCACCGTCATGACCACCACGGCGGGGGAACCTTGGACCGATTGGCCCAGCGGCGCCGGAGCCGCCGGTTGGGTCGCCGTCATGAAAGAGATGCAGAAATATCTCATCGGTGGCGGCCTGGATGAAAACCGCAGCGTCGGGGAACCGTTCACCCTCCGCCTGGAAGCGGGACGTTACAAGCCCACGGCCCAACGCCTCTTCCTGACGAGCGATACTTCCCGCAATGACCGCGGTAAGGCAGAAGTCCTGCGGGAGGAACTCGGCGAACTGATTCTGTCTTTGGAGGGAGGCGAACTGAAACTGGAAACCACCGAGAAGCGGCCCGGCGCGCTGCTGCTGACACTGACGAGGCTGCGGCAGGAGGACGATCCCCCCAGCGAGCCCGCGGAAAAGCCGGAATATCTAGCCGCCGTCTTCAATCTGGATAGCCAGCGTGAAGGGGACTTGGCCCGCGCCCGCGGAACCGACCTGGCGGAACTGGCCCGAGGCGCGCTGGTCCACTCCGCAGCGGATGCCGACTGGCTGGACAGCCTCAAACAAAAGCCGACGGACTTGTCCAGCGGCCGCTGGCTCTACCTGCTAATCCTGGTGATTCTGGTGTTGGAGCAGGCCATGGCGGTGCGTCTCAGTTATCACAGCCGTCCCGAAGACGTCGCCGCCCACGCTCCCAGTGCTGCCGCGGCCTACGCACGGGGCACTCCGCCGCCGGCACCCTCCGGCAATGGCGCCCCCGCTCCGTCGACACCAGTGGCCGCCTCCTGAAAACCCAACCATTACCTCGCCCCTATGCGACTCCAAAACAACAAAAAGAGAGACCCGAACGGATTTCCTGATACGCCGAGACTGCAATGACCCCAGAAACCACACGCGACACGGAATTCGTCTTCCGCCGACTCGGGGAATCATTCCCGCAGTTTCTCGCGGACTTGTGGGCCGCCTTGCCGCTGACGCTGGTGGTCCTGACTTTGCTGCTCTTCGCAGCCCGGATCGCCGCGCAGCGGTATTACTCTCGCGGGCCGGGAGCTGGCCCTGGCAAGCCGGCACCCATCGTGCGCTTGCTCAACGGGGCCATATTCCTAAGCAGTGCGACCTGCATCCTCTGGTTCCTCTACGCCTTTTATCAGCGAGACACAGCCCAGATCCGCAGCGGACAAGCGGAAGGCACGCCCGGTGAAAGCAACCCCGTGCTATGGTACATCAGCGTCGGAGTCTTATTCGCCTTAGCCGCCTTCTACGTCGCCGTGCAATACCTGCGGGATAGCCGCTCGATCCGCTGGTATTGGGCCACCCTGCTGGCTCTGGTGCGCTTGTCCGTCTACGCCATACTCCTCGCTGTCTTTCTGCTCCCTGCTCAGCAGACGTGGGAGAAGACGGAGAAGCGCTCGCGGGTTGTTGTGCTGCTGGATATTTCCCCCAGCATCACCCAGGTCAGCGATGAAGTTAGCAGTGGCGGCCCACGGACTCCCCGCACGCGGATCGAACACCTCATCGAGTTTCTCACCGATGAGCAAGTGCAATTCGTCCACCGCCTGCTCCAGAATAACCCTGTGGTTGTTTATGCCTTCGGGACTCGACTGGATGAGACACCCCAGGTGATGGAACGGGGAAGCGCCCCCTGGTCCCGTCAGGAGTGGGAAGCTTTCGCCCATTATGATTTCCGCCCATTTCTGTTGCGCGGTTTGTCACCGGCGGGCCAGCAAGCGTTGCAGAACACCACGACGCCGGACTGGAACGGACCGCGCCCCCCCGCCGGACAGCGCCGCGCGGGACCGCCCCAATGGGCAGACTGGGCTACCCAATGGTACGCTCGGCGTGACGAAGGACTCAGCCCCAACCCCCAGGAACCGCCTAAGCCCCTCGTCGCCGGCCTGTCCCCGGAAGATGACGCCATCCTGCGGGACAACTTGCGCAAGCTGGACCGCCGGATCGAAGTCGCTCGCGCCATCGTTCTGGGAACCAACATCCCTGATGCCATCCTGACGGCGATCAACCGAGAAGCTCCGAACATGACACAAGGGATCATCGTCTTCTCCGATGGACGGAGCAACCTCGGCAGCGATGCCGTCATTCGTGAGGTCCGCCAGCGAGCCAGCCGGGAGAAAATCCCAATCTTCACCGTCGCTGTCGGCGTGGAACGCCGCTTCACGAGCATTGCCATCACCGAAGTGCAAACCGATGACGTCGTCACTCCGGACCAGGGTTTCAAAGTGGCCGTCCATGCCGATGGCGTCAATCTGGCCCATCAGAGCGTTCCTGTAGAACTCGATGTTTTCTACTTGGGCAAGGATGCTCGTGTTACAGACCTGAAAGACCGCCAGCCGGATTTCACTTTCAATGCTCAGACGCATCCTCGCAAGGAACCTTACCAGATCACCTTTACTCCCGGCGAGCCGCCTCACGGGCAGATCGAGTTCGAGATCGACCCGGCCAAACTCCAGCAGTATCCGCAAGGCAAAATCCTCACGGAAGAGTCCAAGGACACGGCGATCAAAAAGCCGGTGCTCAAGGAGGGAGTCTGGGCGGTCCGCGCCCGCATCCCCCGTCATCCTGACGAAGTCTTCCCCGAAGCGGAGCACACCCGTGAGCGCCTCGGCATCCAGGTGCAGCAGAAGGTCCTGCGCGTGTTGCTCTGGGCTTCCGCCGCCAACCGGGAGTTCCAATTCCTGCGCACCTTCCTGATGCGGGAAGCCAAGGATAAACGGGTCGAGCTGACATTACTCGTGCAGAATGACGCGGGGCGCAGCGGCCAACTGACGCCCAATCCTGAAGAGCGGCTGATCAAGCGCTTCCCCGACCGCCTCGATCTGGCGGACAGGAAGGTCGCACCGGACGAGAAAGGCTACAACCTCAACGAGTATGACCTGATTGTGGCTTTCGATCCGGATTGGTCGGAAATTACGCAGCAGCAAGCCGAACAACTGCAAACGTGGGTCCAGCGGCAAGGAGGAGGACTGATCTTCGTCGCCGATCGGATCCACACGGCCCAACTGATCCGCCGGGGAATGGAAGCCGGCAGCCAGCTCAATCCGATCCTGGAAATCCTGCCGGTGCTTCCTGACGATATTATCGCGGTCAAAATCCGGGCCATATCTCGACACCCCCGCCGCCTGTATCTCAACCCCATTCCCGGTTCCGATCTGCTGCAACTGGAGGAAGTGGACCCGCTGACCCAGCCCTCGGACAAGGGCGTCTCTCCCCAGGATCCTGTGGCCGGGTGGGAGCAGTTCTTCACCGATCGCGAACGCTACAGCAAACATCCGGACTACAAGGTGGAATTGTTCCCCCGGCGCGGTTTTTACTCCTGCTATCCTGTCAAGGAAGTTAAGCCGGGCGCGCATGTTCTCGCAGAGTTTGCGGAGATTGATGAGCGCGGCGAATTGGCCCGCCGGCCTTTCCTCGTCACGAACAACCCAGCAGCGGCTTGGCGCACCGCCTTCCTCGCCTCGCCC is a genomic window containing:
- a CDS encoding BatA domain-containing protein — its product is MWSLFLHPVTMMVGAALISAPIIIHLINRMRFRRIPWAAMEFLLKAQKRMRRKLIIEQLILLFLRCLLVFLAALLFARFLGLDPLAGKETRPTLHIVLLDDTPSMGETGGDPQRSQDAYALARQHLTEKILPATLEATTPQSLRLYRLSDLTDLLQPDPAADSGPRRITSELIETVRATLSQQPKVSTVRSSLVRGLEKAKQECDQAGASADVARIVHVLTDLRTVDWSQEGEALRQKIQELHDAGVQVHLIDVAQPPRPADKSRHLNYSDNVGIVEFRPRTRLAARNDPVDFEIRLKNFGSTDLRDVQVYFFLDGVGHIIPELPFDLIPAGQERTQLIQVQFPDAGNKDNPLSRFHIVTAVLANVPNDALATDNVRHAVIEVRDKLAVLAIVGPDEDLANPDKKSNDSFYLRRLFQEAFKSVEWITAQPDALDKQDLRRYSTIFLLNVPQLSESQVRKLEAYIQQGGGVGVFLGPRVNREAYNRLMFRDGQGFFPIELRNDPTPPLSEEQRFLRSLSLSKRILVREASARQHPAIAGLYTNERGDPDKAQDIERFFFFVNIDQHWPVSRLSWKSRDDRTVQELFCLPNDRPIAHYEARVMELQDKVVKKYAEPKFEPYRPLISEHFQNIRALFANTEMPLTELARRLDRLLADEVSEGDPREAQLREFWGQPEMAELRREAQNLRDDCKYGDPLYLAKRFGSGRVTVMTTTAGEPWTDWPSGAGAAGWVAVMKEMQKYLIGGGLDENRSVGEPFTLRLEAGRYKPTAQRLFLTSDTSRNDRGKAEVLREELGELILSLEGGELKLETTEKRPGALLLTLTRLRQEDDPPSEPAEKPEYLAAVFNLDSQREGDLARARGTDLAELARGALVHSAADADWLDSLKQKPTDLSSGRWLYLLILVILVLEQAMAVRLSYHSRPEDVAAHAPSAAAAYARGTPPPAPSGNGAPAPSTPVAAS
- a CDS encoding vWA domain-containing protein, with amino-acid sequence MTPETTRDTEFVFRRLGESFPQFLADLWAALPLTLVVLTLLLFAARIAAQRYYSRGPGAGPGKPAPIVRLLNGAIFLSSATCILWFLYAFYQRDTAQIRSGQAEGTPGESNPVLWYISVGVLFALAAFYVAVQYLRDSRSIRWYWATLLALVRLSVYAILLAVFLLPAQQTWEKTEKRSRVVVLLDISPSITQVSDEVSSGGPRTPRTRIEHLIEFLTDEQVQFVHRLLQNNPVVVYAFGTRLDETPQVMERGSAPWSRQEWEAFAHYDFRPFLLRGLSPAGQQALQNTTTPDWNGPRPPAGQRRAGPPQWADWATQWYARRDEGLSPNPQEPPKPLVAGLSPEDDAILRDNLRKLDRRIEVARAIVLGTNIPDAILTAINREAPNMTQGIIVFSDGRSNLGSDAVIREVRQRASREKIPIFTVAVGVERRFTSIAITEVQTDDVVTPDQGFKVAVHADGVNLAHQSVPVELDVFYLGKDARVTDLKDRQPDFTFNAQTHPRKEPYQITFTPGEPPHGQIEFEIDPAKLQQYPQGKILTEESKDTAIKKPVLKEGVWAVRARIPRHPDEVFPEAEHTRERLGIQVQQKVLRVLLWASAANREFQFLRTFLMREAKDKRVELTLLVQNDAGRSGQLTPNPEERLIKRFPDRLDLADRKVAPDEKGYNLNEYDLIVAFDPDWSEITQQQAEQLQTWVQRQGGGLIFVADRIHTAQLIRRGMEAGSQLNPILEILPVLPDDIIAVKIRAISRHPRRLYLNPIPGSDLLQLEEVDPLTQPSDKGVSPQDPVAGWEQFFTDRERYSKHPDYKVELFPRRGFYSCYPVKEVKPGAHVLAEFAEIDERGELARRPFLVTNNPAAAWRTAFLASPELYRLQSYPSRGREYYERFWGKFLRYMAAKRNVKASRGRILISKELRVGSLIRVQAQILDPSSRPYPLEGGGAISPKFSIWRIAPTSEQPELVEAGLPLQPKLSGNDFEGYYTGQVVADARKFPPEGEYLVRIEVPDSAGEVLQSRFHLVRANPELDNTTPDHAALLALASPFDTDLQRRVPERVRTLWSQQLPKDEGGTPKLKFTLDDRAPLSLIPDCFRAEEQSSLIRGPVNDLWDRGIQLPQQREDGSWWERNIPSAWSGKYLPVSWVMLVVISLLCVEWAVRKLLRLA